GCGGCGATCGACCGCTGGGTCATCTCGACGCTGCTCGAATGGATCGAGGCGCATCAGCATCAGCTTGCCAACACGCAGTTCATCTGCGTGAACCTCTCGGGCGGCTCGCTCAACGACGAGCAGTTCATGGAGGACATCTTCGCGCTCTTCGGGCGCTATCAGTCCATCGTGCATTACCTCTGTCTGGAAATCACCGAGAGCGTCGCGCTGCACGATCTGGAGAACACGCAGCGCTTCATCGCGCGCGTGCACGACATGGGCGGCAAGATCGCGCTCGACGACTTCGGCGCGGGCTACACGTCGTTCAAATATCTGAAGGCGCTATCGGCCGATGCGCTCAAGATCGACGGCGAATTCGTGCGCTCGATGTGCGCGCATCCGGCGGATATCGCGATCGTCGAAGCGATCGTCGCGCTTGCGCGCAATCTCGGCATGCGCAGCGTCGCGGAGTGGGTCGAGGATGTCGATACGCTGCGCGCGTTGCATGAAATCGGCGTCGACTACGTGCAGGGTTTCCTCGTCGCGCGGCCGCAGGAAAGCTCGGCCATCCTCACGGCAAGCTCTGCCGCGAGTTTCCTCAAAGATGCCGAAGCGGTGAGTTTCGTCGAATCGCTGTCGGAACCGGCGCAGGCAACCGTGTTCGACTACGACTGGCACGCGCGCGCGTCGGGCACGCACTGAGCGCCGCGTCTCACGCCGGCTTCATCTCGTTCAGCACTTTTGCCGCCGCAATGGGAATGCGCGTGTCGTCCCATTGCGCGAGCCATTGAATTTCCTTGCGCGTGAAATAGCCGGGATGATTCCGCAGCGCGAACTGCAACGAATCCACGATGTGATCGCGAATGATTTGCGGCGCGGTCTGATCGTTCACGATCGCGTGAAGGGCTTCGAGTGTGCTCATTTTGAAAGAGGCGTGAGTGGATCGGCGTGATGCGCTTGCGCCGAACATAACCGGCTAAAAATACGGAAAAATATTCGATGCCACCACGCGCGCGCCGCGAATCGCGCGAACGGTGCCGGCGAATGCGCGCTTGCTAAAATCGGTGCGGACGTCTTTACTAAATAAAAGCACTCGATTTAATCCAACGGGGAGCAGCAGATGAATCCTTTCCTGCGCGCGCGCCTGCGCCGCAAGGTCCGCACCGATGCCTGAGCGACCGGCACGCCCGGTGTCGATGGCCTCGACGCACTCGGTCGGCTCGAATCAGCTCGGCATGCGCCAGTTCAACGAGCGCATCGTCCTGCAGGCGATCCGGCTGCACGGCGCGTTGCCCAAGGCCGACGTCGCACGTCTCACGCGCCTTTCAATGCAGACGGTCTCGCTGATCGTCGATCATCTGATCGAGGACGGGTTGCTCGCGAAAGAGCCGCGCACGCGGGTGCGCGGGCGTCTCGGGCAGCCGTCGGTGCCTATTTCGTTGCGCGCGGACGGCGCGTTTTCCATCGGCGTGAAAGTGGGGCGGCGCAGTCTCGACGTGTTGTCGATGGACTTCGCCGGCAGCGTGCGTACCCGCGAGACGCTCGAATATCCGTATCCCGATCCGGAGACGCTGTTTCCCGCGCTGGAAGAGCGGCTCGCGCGCGTTATCGGCGCGCTCGGCGACGGCGCGCGCAGGATCGCGGGAATCGGCGTCGCGGCGCCGCTGTGGCTCGGCGGCTGGCGCGATTTCTTCGACACGCCGCCCGATGCGCTCGCCGCATGGAACGACATCGACATCCGCGCGCGCATTCAGGCGATGACGGCGCTGCCCGTCGAATTCGCCAAGGACACGACCGCCGCCTGCGCCGCCGAACTCGTGATGGGCCAGGGGCGCGGGCTGCGCAACTTTCTCTATGTGTTTATCGGGACGTTCATCGGCGGCGGTCTGGTGATCGACGGCCGTCTGCACGCCGGACCGGGCGGCAATGCGGGCGCGATCGGCTCATTGCCGCTCGCCGGGCGCGGCAACGGCAAGCGGGCGGCGCAACTGCTCAATACGGCGTCGGTGTATGTGCTTGAGAAGGCGTTCGCCGCGGCGGGCGCGCCGGCCGCTGCTGCCCACGACGAGCGCGCGATGTCGACGGAACTGCGTCCGCTCGCGGAAGCGTGGATGCACAAGACGTGTCCGGCGATTGCGACGGGCATTGCATCGTCGGCGGCGCTGCTCGATCTCGAAGCGGTGGTCATCGACGGAGAAATCGACCGGAACCTGCTGCGCGAAGTGATTCGCAGGACCGACGACGCCCTCGCCGATTTCGACTGGCAAGGCATGACGCGTCCGCGTCTCGTCGAAGGTCAGATCGGCCCGGACGCCCGCGCGATGGGCGGCGCGATTCTGCCGCTCTATGCGCATTTCGCGCCGAAGCACGAGCTGTTTCTGAAGCCGCTCGAAGCCTGATCGCGGCGGCGGGCGGCGGGCGGCGGGCGCGGTCAGTCGAGGGACAGGCGCACGGCGAACGCCATCAGCGCGGCGGAGAAGGTCCAGCGTTGCAGCGTCTGCGCCTTCGGATGACGCCGCAGCCAGCCGGAAATTCGCACGGCGCCGGCGGCCAGCGTCAGATCGAACATCACGCCGATCACGACGAGCACCACGCCCAGTTCGATCACTTGCGACCACACCGGTCCCGCCTCGGGACGAACGAACTGCGGCAGCAGCACGGAACAAAAGAGCAGCGCCTTCGGATTGAGAATGCTGCTCAGGACGCCTTTTGCGTATGCGGAACGCAGCGTCGATGCCGTGGCCTGGCCGGGCGCCGCGTCGAGCCCGAACGCGGGCGAGCGGAAAATCTGAATCGCGACGTACGCGAGATACAGACCGCCGGCGATGCGCACGCCGTCGTAGAGCCACGGCGCGCTGCGCAGAAATGCGGCGACGCCGAGCGCGGACAGCGTGACATGCGTCGCGCGCGCACTGGCAAGCCCGGCGGCGACGACCACGCCGTGCTTCAGACCACGCGTCGCGCTGGTCTGAAGCACGAGCGCCATGTCCGGTCCCGGCAGCGCATAAACGACCGCCAGCGCGCCGATGAAAACCCATAGCAAATGTGCCGAAACCATGATGAAGCTCCTTGTTCGAAGGCATCATCGTGCCATTTCGGCTGAGGTGTTTTCTGGCATTTATCGACATGTATAGGTCGATTAATGCAGCTTTCCCCTAAAGTATCGATAAATGAAAGGGGAAAACGCCGTGACCGAACTTGACCGTATCGACCGCGCGATGCTCGTCGCGCTCCAGCAGGACGGGCGCATGCCCGTCGCCAAACTCGCCGAGCGCGTCGGCCTGAGCGAAACGCCGTGCGCGCGCAGGCTCAAGCGGCTGGAAAGCGACGGCTATATCGATGGCTATCGCGCGATTCTTTCGCGCAAGGCGCTCGAACTTGGCGTGGTGGCGTTCGCGCAAGTGCGCTTCAGCGTCCACGACCGCGCGCTGTCCGACCGCTTCGAGCGGGAGATTCAGGGCATCGAGCGCATCGTGTCGTGTCACAACATTTCCGGCACGGCGGATTATCTGCTGCAGATCGTCGCGCGCGATCTCGACGAATACGGCGTCTTCATGCGCGACGTGCTACGCACGCTGCCGGGCGTGACCGCCGTCGAATCGATGCTGTCGCTGCGGGAACTGAAGCGCGATAGCGGATTGCCCGTGCCCTGAGCGCGCATTGTCTATACAAGACTGCCTTGAGCCAGCATTGACAGCCTCGGGAATTCCCTAATACAACGCAAGTTGTATATACAAGAAGATTGAAACCATTCGACGCGGATGGTTTCCGCGTTCGTTCGCCCTCTCACTTCTTGATGCGCAGGAGTTTTCCGTGACCTCATCTTCCCGTTTCCGCGATACCGAGATTCGCGCGCCGCGCGGCACCACGCTCAACGCCAAAAGCTGGCTCACCGAAGCGCCGCTGCGCATGTTGATGAACAATCTCGATCCCGAGGTCGCCGAGAATCCGAACGAACTGGTCGTGTACGGCGGCATCGGCCGTGCGGCGCGCGACTGGGCGTGCTACGACAAGATCGTCGAGACGCTGAAACGCCTCGAAGCCGATGAGACGCTGCTGATCCAGTCGGGCAAGCCGGTCGGCGTGTTCAGGACGCACGAAAACGCGCCGCGCGTGCTCATCGCCAATTCGAATCTGGTGCCGCACTGGGCCAACTGGGAGCACTTCAACGAACTCGACGCGAAAGGCCTCGCCATGTACGGCCAGATGACGGCGGGCAGCTGGATCTATATCGGCAGCCAGGGCATCGTGCAGGGCACGTACGAGACCTTCGTCGAGGCCGGGCGGCAACACTACGGCGGCGATCTGAAAGGGCGCTGGGTGCTGACCGCCGGGCTCGGCGGCATGGGCGGCGCGCAGCCGCTCGCGGCGACGCTCGCGGGCGCGTGCTCCCTGAACATCGAGTGTCAGCAGAGCCGTATCGATTTCCGTCTGAAGACGCGTTACGTCGATGAACAGGCAACCGATCTCGACGACGCCCTCGCGCGCATTCAGCGCTACACATCCGAAGGCCGCGCGGTTTCAGTAGCGCTGTGCGCGAACGCGGCGGATGTGCTGCCCGAACTCGTGCGGCGCGGCGTGCGTCCGGACCTCGTGACCGACCAGACGAGCGCGCACGATCCGCTCAACGGCTATCTGCCGCAGGGCTGGAGCTGGGCGCAATACCGCGACCGCGCGCAGAGCGACCCGGCGGCGACGGTCAAGGCGGCCAAACAGTCGATGGCCGTGCACGTGCGCGCGATGCTTGCCTTCCTCGAACAAGGCGTGCCGACCTTCGACTACGGCAACAATATCCGTCAGATGGCGAAGGACGAGGGCGTCGATAACGCGTTCGATTTCCCGGGCTTCGTGCCCGCGTATATCCGCCCGCTGTTTTGCCGCGGCGTCGGTCCGTTCCGCTGGGCGGCGCTGTCGGGCAATCCGGAAGATATCTACAAGACCGATGCCAAGGTGAAGGAACTCATCGCCGATGACGCCCATCTGCATCGCTGGCTCGACATGGCGCGCGAACGCATCAGCTTTCAAGGGCTGCCGGCGCGGATCTGCTGGGTCGGGCTCGGCCAGCGCGCGAAGCTCGCGCTCGCGTTCAACGAGATGGTGCGCAACGGCGAATTGTCCGCGCCGGTCGTGATCGGCCGCGATCATCTCGATTCCGGCTCGGTTGCAAGCCCGAACCGCGAAACGGAGGCCATGCGCGACGGCTCCGATGCCGTATCCGACTGGCCGCTGCTCAACGCGCTGCTGAACACGGCGAGCGGCGCGACGTGGGTCTCGATTCACCACGGCGGCGGCGTCGGCATGGGCTTCTCGCAGCACGCGGGCGTCGTGATCGTCTGCGACGGCACGCGCGAAGCCGACGAGCGCATCGCGCGCGTGTTGCACAACGATCCGGCAACCGGCGTCATGCGCCACGCCGATGCGGGCTACGACATCGCCATCGAATGCGCGCGCGAGCAGGGTCTCGATCTGCCGATGATCGACGGCGCCAACGGTGTACGCAAAGCAAGATAAGCAGATAAGCACGCGATGAAAACACTCTGGCACCACTGCCACGCGGCCACCATGGCGCGCGGCGAGTATTCGATCATCGAAGACGCCGCGATTCTGACGGACGGTGCGCGCATCGCGTGGATCGGGCCGCGTGGCGCGACGCCGGACATTGGCGAATGCGAAGTCGTCGATCTGCAAGGCGCGTGGGTGACGCCCGGACTGATCGACTGTCATACGCATCTCGTGTTCGGCGGCGATCGCAGCGGCGAGTTCGAAGAGCGGCTGCAAGGCGTGAGTTACGCGGACATCGCGGCGCGTGGCGGCGGCATCGCGAGCACCGTGCGCGCGACGCGCGAAGCCAGCGGGGACGCGTTGTTCGACAGCGCCCGCACGCGCGCGCTCGGCCTGTTGCGCGAGGGCGTGACGACGCTCGAAGTGAAATCCGGCTACGGGCTCGATCTCGCCAACGAGCGCAAGATGCTGGCCGTCGCGCGGCGTCTTGCATCTGCGCTGCCGCTCACCGTGCGCGCGACCTGTCTCGCGGCGCACGCGTTGCCGCCGGAATATGCGAAGCGCACGGACGACTACATCGCGTATGTGTGCGATGACATGCTGCCCGCGCTCGTCGCCGATGGCCTGGTCGATGCCGTCGATGCGTTCTGCGAGCACATCGCGTTTTCACCGCAGCAGGTCGAGCGCGTGTTCCGTCGCGCGGGCGAACTGGGCGTGCCGGTCAAGCTCCATGCGGAGCAACTGTCGTCGTTGCATGGCTCGTCGCTGGCGGCGCGGTATCGCGCGTTGTCCGCCGATCATCTCGAATACATGACCGAAGAAGATGTGATTGCGATGGCGCAAGCGGGCACGGTCGCCGTCCTGCTGCCCGGCGCGTTCTATATGTTGCGCGAAACGCAACTGCCGCCCGTCGACGCGCTGCGGCGGCACCGCGTGCCTATCGCGATTGCGAGCGATCTGAACCCCGGCACCTCGCCCGCGCTCTCGTTGCGCATGATGCTCAACATGAGTTGCACGCTGTTTCGCCTGACGCCCGAGGAAGCGCTCGCCGGCGCGACCGTGCACGCCGCGCGCGCGCTCGGCCTCGCTTCGACTCACGGCACACTGGAAGAAGGCAAGATGGCCGATTTCGTCGCGTGGAAAATCGGCCGGCCCGCCGAGCTTGCGTACTGGCTGGGCGGTGCGCTGCCCAATCGCGTCGTGCGCGGCGGCGCGGAGATCGACTTCGGACACATCGGCGCATAAAACGACGCCTCGCCGAACCCGGCGAGGCGTAGAAGAAACTCGAAACGCAATGTTCCGATGCCGCGTTACGAACTGCGCTTGCGGATCATTCCCCAAACGACGAGCAGAATGATCGCCCCGATCACCGACGCGATCCATCCGGCTGGCTGCCCGGGCTGATACCAGCCGAACGCGCGCCCGACGTATCCCGCAATCAGCGAGCCGGCGATACCGAGCACGATGGTCATGATCCAGCCCATGTTGTCGTCGCCCGGCTTGATGGCGCGCGCGATAAGACCGACGACGAGTCCGACGATCAAAGTACCGATGAATGCAAGCATGCGGTTGCTCCTTGACAGAGTTTTAGTGCGTCTTGGCTGGGCTGCGGACTGATTCCCGATTCGTGTGCCGATTGTGTGTCGATTTGTGTGCTGTCATTCCCGGACGACATCCCGGTACATGCAAAGTAGCACGGCGTCATGGGTTTGGGTATGACACGCGCCGGGATCGGCCGTTCGGCCAGGTCTTCAGCACGAACGATGCCGCATGCGTGCGGCACGGTAAAATTCGTCGCATTGCCTCAATGCAAGCCAGTGCTGCCACGATATGACCACCGATTCCGATTCCGATCTCACCCCCGCCGACGACACGATCCACGAAGACCGCCTCTGGCGTGACGACGGCTGGACCGCGCGCGTCATCAAAAACGAAGACGACGACGGCTGGGCCGTCGAAATGATCCAGGCAGGCGAGGCCGAGCCCGCGCTTGTCGGCCCGTGGACCATGGGCCGCGACAAGAAGAACCCGAAGCCGCTCGACGCCGGGGCATTTCGCACGCTCGTGAAGACGGCATCGGAAGTGCTGCGCAGGCATGAGCAGCAGCGCCACGCGATGTTGCACAAGAACGTCGCCATCGACGTGAACGGCGAGCAGATCAGCGTCGCGCTGGAGATCGTGCCCGACGAGGACGATCCGTACGCCGACCTGAAGGCCTTCGATGCCTTCGGCGCGCAATTGGCTCACGTGCGCGTGTCGCCTGCGTTCAAGCTCACCAAGGCAAGCGCGGAGCGTTGGGCGGAGAACGATTTCGCCAAACCGAACTGATCGAGCGAATTGATCGCTTCGTCTGCGCCGAAAATCTGCGCGCGTAAACGAAAAACGCCGTCGCGTTCTGCAGCGACGGCGTAATCCAACGATGGCGAGCGTTCTACGTCTTCAGTTTTTCTTGACGACGAACTCGATACGGCGATTCGAAAAGCGTCCGCTCGCGGTTTCGTTATCGGCGACCGGGCGTGCGTCGCCATAACCTTCGGCAGTCAGCGACTGGGGCGGCACGCCCTCGCGTACCAGGAAGCCGCGCACGGCATGCGCGCGTTCCTTCGATACTTCCAGCTTGGCCGGCGCCGCGCCTTGCGAATCCGAGTAGCCGGCAATTTCGAGATTGACCATCGACCCCTTCGCTGCGCAGTCTTTCAGCAGCTTGGCGGTCT
This portion of the Caballeronia insecticola genome encodes:
- a CDS encoding ROK family transcriptional regulator translates to MPERPARPVSMASTHSVGSNQLGMRQFNERIVLQAIRLHGALPKADVARLTRLSMQTVSLIVDHLIEDGLLAKEPRTRVRGRLGQPSVPISLRADGAFSIGVKVGRRSLDVLSMDFAGSVRTRETLEYPYPDPETLFPALEERLARVIGALGDGARRIAGIGVAAPLWLGGWRDFFDTPPDALAAWNDIDIRARIQAMTALPVEFAKDTTAACAAELVMGQGRGLRNFLYVFIGTFIGGGLVIDGRLHAGPGGNAGAIGSLPLAGRGNGKRAAQLLNTASVYVLEKAFAAAGAPAAAAHDERAMSTELRPLAEAWMHKTCPAIATGIASSAALLDLEAVVIDGEIDRNLLREVIRRTDDALADFDWQGMTRPRLVEGQIGPDARAMGGAILPLYAHFAPKHELFLKPLEA
- a CDS encoding LysE family translocator yields the protein MVSAHLLWVFIGALAVVYALPGPDMALVLQTSATRGLKHGVVVAAGLASARATHVTLSALGVAAFLRSAPWLYDGVRIAGGLYLAYVAIQIFRSPAFGLDAAPGQATASTLRSAYAKGVLSSILNPKALLFCSVLLPQFVRPEAGPVWSQVIELGVVLVVIGVMFDLTLAAGAVRISGWLRRHPKAQTLQRWTFSAALMAFAVRLSLD
- a CDS encoding Lrp/AsnC family transcriptional regulator, yielding MTELDRIDRAMLVALQQDGRMPVAKLAERVGLSETPCARRLKRLESDGYIDGYRAILSRKALELGVVAFAQVRFSVHDRALSDRFEREIQGIERIVSCHNISGTADYLLQIVARDLDEYGVFMRDVLRTLPGVTAVESMLSLRELKRDSGLPVP
- the hutU gene encoding urocanate hydratase, which codes for MTSSSRFRDTEIRAPRGTTLNAKSWLTEAPLRMLMNNLDPEVAENPNELVVYGGIGRAARDWACYDKIVETLKRLEADETLLIQSGKPVGVFRTHENAPRVLIANSNLVPHWANWEHFNELDAKGLAMYGQMTAGSWIYIGSQGIVQGTYETFVEAGRQHYGGDLKGRWVLTAGLGGMGGAQPLAATLAGACSLNIECQQSRIDFRLKTRYVDEQATDLDDALARIQRYTSEGRAVSVALCANAADVLPELVRRGVRPDLVTDQTSAHDPLNGYLPQGWSWAQYRDRAQSDPAATVKAAKQSMAVHVRAMLAFLEQGVPTFDYGNNIRQMAKDEGVDNAFDFPGFVPAYIRPLFCRGVGPFRWAALSGNPEDIYKTDAKVKELIADDAHLHRWLDMARERISFQGLPARICWVGLGQRAKLALAFNEMVRNGELSAPVVIGRDHLDSGSVASPNRETEAMRDGSDAVSDWPLLNALLNTASGATWVSIHHGGGVGMGFSQHAGVVIVCDGTREADERIARVLHNDPATGVMRHADAGYDIAIECAREQGLDLPMIDGANGVRKAR
- the hutI gene encoding imidazolonepropionase; protein product: MKTLWHHCHAATMARGEYSIIEDAAILTDGARIAWIGPRGATPDIGECEVVDLQGAWVTPGLIDCHTHLVFGGDRSGEFEERLQGVSYADIAARGGGIASTVRATREASGDALFDSARTRALGLLREGVTTLEVKSGYGLDLANERKMLAVARRLASALPLTVRATCLAAHALPPEYAKRTDDYIAYVCDDMLPALVADGLVDAVDAFCEHIAFSPQQVERVFRRAGELGVPVKLHAEQLSSLHGSSLAARYRALSADHLEYMTEEDVIAMAQAGTVAVLLPGAFYMLRETQLPPVDALRRHRVPIAIASDLNPGTSPALSLRMMLNMSCTLFRLTPEEALAGATVHAARALGLASTHGTLEEGKMADFVAWKIGRPAELAYWLGGALPNRVVRGGAEIDFGHIGA
- a CDS encoding GlsB/YeaQ/YmgE family stress response membrane protein is translated as MLAFIGTLIVGLVVGLIARAIKPGDDNMGWIMTIVLGIAGSLIAGYVGRAFGWYQPGQPAGWIASVIGAIILLVVWGMIRKRSS